One segment of Candidatus Methylomirabilis sp. DNA contains the following:
- a CDS encoding PKD domain-containing protein, with protein MERRDSMATARERGRFAPKVASWVLTGAFWAAGVGSAVAAGTFYVDGADPGCSDAGPGTAGTPYCSISAAAAARGGPGTTLSIKPAVYREQVTVPASGAPGNPFVFQALGSPVVVDGANDFSAPEKWVATAGDVWLGASVTWSPKQVFADGARLIRSSASPASLPPRSFRYVSGTGLYVNAGGGNPGTHQILVGRRSYGFRLSGRSWVTIDGFTVTRTEDRAIYLSSSSNNSSITRNTVTFANRYGIHVAGSSGVLIGSNVVSDHNDHGITLTSGVTGSTVQDNESFRNARPGSRAANGLDVYGSSGNLIQRNRFHDNQDTGLNIRSSSNDNISLQNLSWNNGDHGFDHLGSKGTLNVGNVAWGNYKDGFSIEGTATGTRLFNSIAVNNGLTTNEFDLWVDADSASGFVSNYNIFWNAASQVPIKYGSTEYATVAAFTAATGYDAQSIQADPRFVDPVAGDFHLRAGSSAIDSANSSVPSWPATDAEGHGREDDPATPNSGVGPVSYADRGALEFLPCAPPLVAALTVTPSSGPPPLDVLADASASCDPDGVLVAYRFDFGDGTVVGPQAGATASHTYAAGTWTASVMVTDDGGASGSAAAAVLVATPNQPPGAALSVNPATGPAPLTVTADGSGSRDPDGSIVSYRFDFGDGTVVGPQAGATVSHTYAAGTWTASVMVTDDAAATDSASVVVLAELTETPVDEVHWNITGQTSVTVHWRGSENTIRYGLTTAYGEVGTAQTPSPLPFSSSGPFWEAKLTGLQENTVYHYAIGNGPDHTLWTPPPRGAAGFTVYAEGDIGDTTSYASMGVVQRLIAADMPAFVLALGDLTYGNSHGQAHVDQHFNDVMLWSRDAAYMPAWGNHEWDVPSADDLRNYKGRFDFANGQTSPPTADNTCSGKPQSCAGEDWHWFDYGNVRFIAYPEPWSGAWADWNTRANALMEEAQADPSIKFIVTFGHRPAYSSGHHQGSLTLKGYLDALGASHSKYVLNLNGHSHNYERTYPQNGVVHVTAGTGGASLEQDGTCLWLTCAQPAWSAFRAMHLGPLKLRFTATAIEGSFICGPPGGGVNDVNCAEGSIVDSFTISAVDLPPNGVIDSPLANVTVMAGQSVSFAGTGTDPDGDLPLSFLWDFGGGAGNQTVEDPGPVAFATPGTYTVTFTVTDSLGLADPSPGSLAVTVTPFTQRPTALLTMTPSSGPAPLAVTADASGSSDPDGTIVSYRFDFGDGTVVGPQAGATATHTYGAGAWTASLTVTDDAGATGTVTQVVTVTGNLPPDGAIDTPGGNVTILAGQSVSFSGTGSDPDGPLPLTYRWDFGGGAGLQTVEDPGGVTFATPGTYTVTFTVTDGLGLADPIPASRVVTVDAPPPASPQLLTNGGFEDGQVGWVNWSSTSRYVTTLTPYAGAFALQIDAGSSNRYVYQTIPATPGTSYTVSFALRTTLTTSVGRGRIEWLTSTGSKIESLYFGDTTGTTPWTVQSTTQTAPPGTAQLRIFCYVTADGSGSAWFDAVAGR; from the coding sequence ATGGAGCGGCGGGACTCGATGGCGACTGCGCGGGAGAGGGGCCGATTCGCCCCGAAGGTTGCGAGTTGGGTCCTGACGGGGGCTTTCTGGGCAGCGGGCGTGGGGAGCGCCGTCGCTGCCGGGACTTTCTACGTCGATGGCGCAGACCCAGGGTGCTCGGATGCCGGGCCCGGCACGGCCGGGACGCCCTACTGCAGCATTTCGGCGGCAGCGGCGGCCCGGGGCGGGCCCGGCACGACCCTCTCCATCAAGCCGGCTGTCTACCGGGAGCAGGTCACCGTGCCGGCGTCGGGGGCGCCGGGCAATCCATTCGTCTTCCAGGCCCTGGGGTCGCCCGTCGTGGTCGATGGCGCAAACGATTTCTCCGCTCCGGAGAAGTGGGTCGCCACCGCAGGGGACGTCTGGCTGGGGGCCAGTGTCACCTGGAGCCCCAAGCAGGTCTTCGCCGATGGCGCCCGCCTGATCCGCTCCAGCGCCTCGCCGGCCTCCCTCCCGCCGCGGAGCTTCCGCTACGTCAGCGGGACGGGGCTCTACGTCAATGCGGGGGGAGGGAACCCGGGGACCCATCAGATCCTGGTGGGCCGCCGCAGCTACGGCTTCCGGCTCTCCGGGCGGTCCTGGGTCACCATTGACGGCTTCACCGTCACCCGGACCGAGGACCGCGCGATCTATCTCTCCAGCTCCTCAAACAACAGCAGCATCACGCGCAACACCGTGACCTTCGCCAACCGGTATGGGATTCACGTGGCCGGCTCCTCGGGGGTCCTGATCGGGTCCAATGTGGTCTCGGACCACAACGACCACGGCATCACCCTGACCTCGGGGGTGACCGGCTCGACGGTCCAGGACAACGAGTCCTTCCGCAACGCCCGGCCCGGCTCGCGGGCGGCCAACGGGCTCGATGTCTACGGGTCCTCGGGCAACCTCATCCAGCGGAACCGCTTCCACGACAACCAGGACACCGGGCTGAATATCCGCTCGTCCTCGAACGACAACATCTCGCTGCAGAACCTCTCCTGGAACAACGGCGACCATGGCTTCGATCATCTCGGATCCAAGGGCACCCTCAACGTCGGGAACGTCGCCTGGGGAAACTACAAGGACGGCTTCTCCATTGAGGGCACTGCCACCGGCACGAGACTCTTCAATTCGATTGCGGTCAACAACGGGCTGACGACGAACGAGTTTGACCTCTGGGTGGACGCTGACTCGGCGTCCGGGTTCGTCTCGAATTACAACATCTTCTGGAACGCCGCCAGCCAGGTCCCGATCAAGTATGGGTCCACCGAGTACGCGACGGTCGCCGCCTTCACGGCGGCCACCGGTTACGACGCCCAGTCGATCCAAGCCGATCCGCGGTTCGTGGACCCCGTCGCCGGGGACTTCCACCTCCGGGCCGGATCGTCCGCGATCGATTCCGCGAACTCGTCCGTGCCGAGCTGGCCGGCGACCGATGCCGAAGGCCATGGGCGGGAGGACGACCCGGCCACGCCCAATTCCGGAGTGGGCCCCGTCTCCTACGCGGACCGGGGAGCGCTGGAATTCCTGCCCTGCGCGCCGCCGCTCGTGGCAGCCCTGACGGTCACCCCCTCTTCCGGACCGCCCCCCCTCGACGTCCTGGCCGACGCGTCGGCCTCCTGCGATCCCGACGGGGTCCTCGTGGCGTACCGCTTCGACTTCGGCGACGGGACCGTCGTCGGCCCGCAGGCTGGGGCGACGGCGAGCCACACCTACGCGGCGGGGACCTGGACCGCGAGCGTGATGGTGACCGACGACGGGGGAGCGAGCGGCTCGGCCGCAGCGGCCGTCCTCGTCGCCACGCCGAATCAGCCGCCCGGAGCCGCCCTCAGTGTCAACCCTGCCACGGGACCTGCCCCGCTCACGGTGACAGCGGACGGGTCAGGCTCTCGTGATCCCGACGGAAGCATCGTCTCCTACCGGTTTGACTTCGGCGACGGGACCGTCGTCGGCCCGCAGGCTGGGGCGACGGTGAGCCACACCTACGCGGCGGGGACCTGGACCGCGAGCGTGATGGTGACCGACGACGCCGCCGCGACCGACTCGGCTAGCGTGGTCGTGCTGGCCGAGCTCACCGAAACGCCTGTGGACGAGGTCCACTGGAATATCACCGGCCAGACCTCGGTGACCGTTCACTGGCGCGGCTCCGAGAATACCATCCGCTACGGCCTGACCACGGCCTATGGAGAGGTGGGAACGGCGCAGACTCCCAGCCCGCTCCCCTTCTCCTCCAGCGGGCCCTTCTGGGAAGCGAAGCTCACCGGGCTGCAGGAGAACACCGTCTATCACTACGCGATCGGAAATGGGCCGGATCACACATTGTGGACCCCGCCCCCCAGGGGGGCCGCCGGCTTCACCGTCTATGCGGAGGGGGACATTGGCGATACGACCTCCTACGCCAGCATGGGGGTCGTCCAGCGGCTGATTGCCGCGGACATGCCGGCCTTCGTCTTGGCCCTCGGTGATCTCACTTATGGCAATTCCCACGGCCAGGCACATGTTGATCAGCATTTCAACGATGTCATGCTCTGGTCTCGGGACGCAGCCTATATGCCAGCCTGGGGCAATCACGAGTGGGACGTACCGAGTGCAGACGACCTGAGGAACTATAAGGGGCGCTTCGACTTTGCGAATGGGCAGACCTCGCCGCCGACTGCTGATAACACCTGCTCTGGGAAACCGCAAAGCTGCGCTGGCGAAGACTGGCACTGGTTCGACTACGGCAACGTCCGCTTCATCGCGTATCCCGAGCCCTGGTCCGGCGCGTGGGCGGACTGGAATACCAGGGCCAACGCTTTGATGGAGGAAGCGCAGGCCGATCCCAGCATCAAGTTCATCGTCACCTTCGGCCACCGACCGGCCTACTCTTCTGGCCACCATCAGGGGAGCTTGACACTGAAGGGCTATCTCGATGCCCTGGGGGCCAGCCACAGCAAGTACGTGCTGAACCTGAATGGACACAGCCACAACTACGAGCGCACCTATCCGCAGAACGGGGTGGTCCACGTCACCGCTGGCACGGGCGGTGCGAGCCTCGAGCAGGACGGCACGTGCCTCTGGCTCACGTGCGCCCAACCTGCGTGGTCCGCCTTTCGCGCCATGCATCTGGGGCCTCTCAAGCTCCGATTCACAGCGACCGCGATTGAGGGTTCCTTCATTTGTGGGCCCCCCGGCGGCGGGGTAAACGATGTGAATTGCGCCGAAGGCAGCATCGTGGACAGCTTCACGATAAGCGCCGTGGACCTCCCCCCCAACGGGGTGATCGACAGTCCCCTGGCCAATGTGACCGTCATGGCGGGGCAGAGCGTGAGCTTCGCCGGCACCGGAACTGATCCGGACGGCGACCTGCCCTTGAGCTTTTTGTGGGACTTCGGGGGTGGGGCGGGCAATCAGACGGTGGAGGACCCGGGACCGGTGGCCTTCGCCACCCCGGGCACCTACACGGTGACGTTCACGGTGACGGACAGTCTCGGGCTCGCCGACCCCAGCCCGGGGAGCCTGGCGGTGACGGTGACGCCGTTCACCCAGCGGCCCACCGCGCTTCTGACGATGACCCCCTCTTCCGGGCCGGCCCCGCTCGCGGTGACCGCAGACGCCTCGGGCTCGAGCGATCCGGATGGGACCATCGTCTCGTATCGGTTCGACTTTGGGGACGGCACCGTCGTCGGCCCGCAGGCGGGGGCAACGGCAACCCATACCTACGGCGCCGGCGCCTGGACAGCCAGCCTCACGGTGACGGACGACGCGGGGGCGACCGGCACGGTCACGCAGGTCGTCACCGTGACCGGCAACCTGCCCCCCGACGGCGCCATAGACACCCCCGGGGGCAATGTGACCATCCTGGCGGGGCAGTCCGTGAGCTTCAGCGGCACCGGGAGCGATCCGGACGGGCCCCTCCCCCTGACCTACCGCTGGGACTTCGGGGGCGGGGCGGGTCTCCAGACGGTGGAGGATCCGGGAGGGGTCACCTTCGCCACCCCGGGCACCTACACGGTGACGTTCACGGTGACGGATGGGCTCGGCCTCGCCGATCCCATCCCGGCCAGTCGGGTCGTCACGGTCGACGCTCCCCCCCCGGCCTCCCCCCAGCTCCTGACCAACGGCGGGTTCGAAGACGGCCAGGTGGGGTGGGTGAACTGGAGCAGCACCTCGCGGTACGTGACCACGCTTACGCCCTACGCGGGGGCCTTCGCCCTGCAGATCGACGCCGGCTCCTCAAACCGCTACGTGTACCAGACGATCCCGGCCACGCCGGGGACGAGCTACACGGTCAGCTTCGCCCTGCGGACCACCCTGACCACGAGCGTGGGGCGGGGCCGGATCGAGTGGCTGACCAGCACCGGGAGCAAAATCGAGTCCCTCTACTTCGGCGATACCACGGGAACCACCCCCTGGACGGTGCAGAGCACCACCCAGACGGCCCCGCCTGGGACGGCGCAGCTGCGGATCTTCTGCTACGTCACCGCCGACGGGAGCGGCTCGGCGTGGTTCGATGCGGTGGCGGGGCGGTGA
- a CDS encoding zinc-ribbon domain-containing protein translates to MSAPEPISCPACATKILPPARYCDACGAPLAKQASRPPKPSA, encoded by the coding sequence ATGAGCGCCCCGGAGCCGATCTCCTGCCCTGCCTGCGCGACGAAGATCCTCCCCCCCGCCCGGTACTGCGACGCCTGCGGCGCCCCCCTCGCGAAGCAGGCCAGCCGGCCCCCGAAGCCCTCCGCGTAG
- a CDS encoding SH3 domain-containing protein, protein MRLRARLPVSAGRNRCPLRVVALVALFAAACAAPTPTARRPPSSPRAPTKPAPAPASRPAPPALPSLSPWYVMVPSLNVRRCPGVTCSRVTVLPLNEVVLRLREDGEWVEVRVVKTGETGWVAARFLGDSPVASAPKPSTPARPAPAETYKEEFLE, encoded by the coding sequence ATGAGATTGCGCGCAAGATTGCCCGTCTCCGCCGGGCGTAACCGCTGCCCGCTCCGGGTGGTGGCCCTTGTCGCCCTCTTCGCCGCGGCCTGCGCCGCGCCGACGCCCACAGCCCGCCGCCCCCCCTCGTCGCCCAGGGCTCCGACCAAGCCCGCGCCTGCCCCGGCGAGCCGCCCCGCGCCCCCGGCTCTCCCCTCCCTCAGCCCCTGGTACGTGATGGTCCCGTCGCTGAACGTCCGCCGCTGCCCGGGGGTCACGTGCAGCCGGGTGACTGTCCTCCCGCTGAACGAGGTTGTCCTCCGGCTCCGGGAGGATGGGGAGTGGGTCGAGGTCCGGGTGGTGAAGACGGGGGAGACGGGCTGGGTGGCGGCCCGGTTCCTGGGGGACAGCCCGGTGGCGTCGGCCCCGAAGCCCTCCACCCCGGCTCGGCCGGCCCCCGCGGAAACCTACAAGGAGGAGTTCCTGGAATGA
- a CDS encoding tetratricopeptide repeat protein yields MRFRLCENCSLYFEQGKAYCKLCGHPLAHAALSEPAKVCARCRLLHGGVSRRCAFCGGKLRVLREAPTEVATVPHPPGGTRPAPPDPPRPAPPPGAAAVPHSRPPLNAAWMDWKVLAALAVVPLLILTATFLALRPGASRAVRGQAPAVQAGAAEAERLNAEGIADARAGRFAEAERAFLAALEAEPDSPKARNNLGILYRRLGRIEEAITMYGQAIAVDPTNPIPHKNLGLIYEERGRRAEAIRHFERYRTLRPDAPDADEIARKIARLRRA; encoded by the coding sequence ATGCGATTCCGACTCTGCGAGAACTGCAGTCTCTACTTTGAACAGGGGAAGGCCTACTGCAAGCTCTGCGGCCATCCCCTGGCCCACGCGGCCCTCTCGGAGCCGGCGAAGGTCTGCGCTCGGTGCCGCCTGCTCCACGGGGGCGTGAGCCGGCGCTGCGCCTTCTGCGGGGGGAAACTCCGGGTCCTCCGCGAAGCGCCGACCGAGGTGGCGACGGTTCCGCACCCCCCGGGAGGAACGCGGCCTGCCCCCCCGGACCCGCCGCGCCCCGCGCCCCCGCCCGGGGCGGCGGCGGTCCCCCACTCCCGCCCGCCGCTGAATGCAGCCTGGATGGATTGGAAGGTCCTGGCCGCGTTGGCCGTGGTGCCCCTCCTGATTCTCACCGCCACCTTCCTGGCCCTGCGGCCCGGCGCGAGTCGGGCGGTGCGCGGCCAGGCTCCCGCGGTCCAGGCGGGTGCGGCCGAGGCGGAACGGCTGAACGCCGAGGGAATCGCCGACGCCAGGGCGGGCCGGTTCGCCGAAGCGGAGCGGGCCTTCCTGGCAGCGCTCGAGGCGGAGCCGGACAGCCCCAAGGCCCGCAACAACCTCGGCATCCTCTACCGGCGGTTGGGCCGGATCGAGGAGGCAATCACGATGTACGGGCAGGCCATCGCGGTGGATCCGACGAACCCCATCCCCCACAAGAACCTGGGGCTCATCTACGAGGAGCGGGGGCGGCGCGCCGAGGCGATCCGGCACTTCGAGCGGTACCGGACGCTGCGACCCGACGCCCCGGACGCCGATGAGATTGCGCGCAAGATTGCCCGTCTCCGCCGGGCGTAA
- the ftsE gene encoding cell division ATP-binding protein FtsE: MIQLFRVDKTFGKDVEALTDVSLDIRKGEFIFLTGSSGAGKTTLLRLIFRDLLPSSGQILVAGRNVARLPERQVPALRRMVGVIFQDFKLLMDRTVADNLHLVARALGTPEAAARRKIGYLLRQVGLLHRANQTPYRLSGGEQQRVAIARALMNDPLILLADEPTGNLDAELAADVIRLLREVNARGTTILLATHNATLVKEQAKRTVVLKAGRVVEDNGA; this comes from the coding sequence ATGATCCAGCTCTTCCGGGTCGACAAGACCTTCGGCAAGGACGTGGAAGCCCTGACGGACGTGTCCCTGGACATCCGCAAAGGGGAGTTCATCTTCCTCACGGGCTCGAGCGGGGCCGGGAAGACCACGCTCCTGCGCCTGATCTTTCGGGACCTGCTCCCCAGCAGCGGGCAGATCCTGGTGGCTGGCCGCAACGTGGCCCGCCTGCCGGAGCGCCAGGTGCCGGCCCTCCGCCGGATGGTGGGGGTCATCTTTCAGGATTTCAAGCTCCTCATGGACCGGACCGTCGCCGACAACCTGCACCTGGTGGCCAGGGCGCTCGGGACCCCCGAGGCCGCGGCCCGTCGGAAGATCGGCTACCTGCTCCGGCAGGTCGGGCTTCTGCACCGGGCGAATCAGACGCCCTACCGCCTCTCCGGAGGAGAGCAGCAGCGGGTGGCCATCGCCCGGGCCCTCATGAACGATCCCCTCATCCTCCTGGCGGACGAGCCCACGGGGAACCTGGACGCCGAGCTGGCGGCCGACGTCATCCGCCTCCTCCGGGAGGTGAACGCTCGGGGGACGACCATCCTGCTCGCCACCCACAACGCGACCCTGGTGAAGGAGCAGGCCAAACGGACGGTCGTCCTGAAGGCTGGTCGGGTCGTGGAAGACAACGGAGCCTGA
- a CDS encoding permease-like cell division protein FtsX, producing the protein MRLTRLWTLLGDTLGNLRRGGWAGLAAVGAITVSSLILGGLWLLTVNLQAILSDWRAQFEVVVFLRDDITPDQQELLRRRLQAETAVAAVQYSSKEEALALFKRDLHGQASLLEGLGDNPLPASFQLRIREEHQTGPGMRALVGALERLEGVEEVLYGHEWVEQIGRLVSVLQVGGWAFGIILGGGALFIVANTIRLAVYARADEIEILRLVGATRAYIRAPFILEGLFQGLLGALLALLFLFAGHQLVVWRLGLAPAGLLALGAGRFLEPLHVAGLLVAGAALGGMGSLLSVRRFLKA; encoded by the coding sequence ATGCGCCTCACGCGCCTGTGGACACTCCTGGGGGATACGCTGGGGAACCTCCGGCGCGGCGGGTGGGCCGGGCTCGCCGCGGTCGGCGCCATCACCGTCTCGTCCCTGATCCTCGGGGGCCTCTGGCTGCTCACGGTGAACCTCCAGGCGATCCTCAGCGACTGGCGGGCCCAGTTCGAGGTGGTGGTCTTCCTGCGGGACGACATCACCCCCGACCAGCAGGAGCTCCTCCGTCGGCGCCTGCAGGCCGAGACGGCGGTGGCGGCCGTCCAGTACAGCTCCAAGGAGGAGGCGCTCGCCCTCTTCAAGCGGGACCTGCACGGTCAGGCGAGTCTCCTGGAGGGCCTGGGGGACAACCCGCTCCCCGCGTCCTTCCAGCTCCGCATCCGGGAGGAGCACCAGACCGGCCCCGGCATGCGGGCCCTCGTGGGCGCCCTCGAGCGGCTCGAGGGGGTGGAGGAGGTCCTGTACGGGCATGAGTGGGTGGAGCAGATCGGCCGGCTGGTCTCGGTGTTGCAAGTGGGAGGATGGGCGTTCGGCATCATCCTGGGTGGAGGTGCCCTCTTCATCGTGGCGAACACCATTCGCCTGGCGGTCTATGCCCGGGCCGACGAGATCGAAATCCTCCGCCTGGTCGGAGCGACGCGGGCCTATATCCGCGCCCCCTTCATCCTGGAGGGGCTCTTCCAGGGGCTCCTGGGAGCGCTCCTGGCGCTCCTGTTCCTCTTCGCCGGTCACCAGCTCGTTGTCTGGCGCCTCGGTCTGGCCCCTGCCGGCCTCCTGGCGCTGGGGGCCGGGCGATTCCTGGAGCCGCTCCACGTCGCCGGCCTGCTCGTCGCGGGGGCGGCGCTGGGCGGGATGGGGAGTCTCCTATCGGTGCGTCGGTTCCTGAAGGCATGA
- a CDS encoding peptidoglycan DD-metalloendopeptidase family protein, whose protein sequence is MRRLRSPRLLLGGSLLLVCLLPLGDAPAARQTARLSETQKELQAVQRELAEERRRAQEAGRREGALARDLERVEAVLAAKTGELKRLEARAAAESREVAALTRELARADRRLKRTEHLLAQRLRALYKQGRLGTVQVLLTAGSAEEVARRAKYLAAIAVQDRELIARHRAALAELGEQRKAVRAGVTQLAERRNALQDARQEIASEQWRRRILLAKVREERQGHLTAVRELEAAAGELQALLNRLRLEERARRRPAAPGESPLDGALAALRGRLPWPTAGRVISAFGRQDHPRFRTVTFNRGVGIRATAGEGVRAVFRGTVAFADWFQGYGRLVILDHGGGMYTLYAHLADLLIRAGQEVQAGQLIGTVGESGSLDGPQLYFEIRVRGKPEDPLVWLQSRP, encoded by the coding sequence ATGAGGCGCCTCAGATCTCCCCGGCTTCTGCTCGGCGGCAGCCTCCTCCTGGTGTGCCTGCTCCCGCTCGGGGACGCTCCAGCGGCGCGCCAGACGGCACGGCTCTCCGAAACCCAGAAGGAGCTGCAGGCGGTTCAGCGGGAGCTGGCCGAAGAGCGCCGGCGGGCCCAGGAGGCCGGCCGCCGTGAGGGGGCGCTCGCCCGGGATCTCGAGCGGGTGGAGGCCGTGCTGGCAGCCAAGACCGGCGAGCTCAAGCGCCTCGAGGCCCGGGCCGCCGCCGAAAGCCGCGAGGTGGCTGCACTGACCCGGGAGCTCGCGCGGGCGGACCGGCGCCTGAAACGGACCGAGCACCTGCTCGCCCAGCGCCTCCGGGCCCTCTACAAGCAGGGTCGCCTCGGGACGGTGCAGGTTCTGCTCACGGCGGGTTCCGCGGAGGAGGTGGCCCGGCGGGCCAAATACCTGGCCGCGATCGCGGTGCAGGACCGGGAGTTGATCGCCAGGCACCGGGCAGCTCTGGCGGAGCTCGGCGAGCAGCGAAAGGCCGTCCGGGCGGGGGTCACGCAGCTGGCGGAGCGGCGGAACGCGCTGCAGGACGCCCGGCAGGAGATTGCCAGCGAGCAGTGGAGACGGCGGATCCTCCTGGCGAAGGTCCGGGAGGAGAGGCAGGGCCACCTGACCGCTGTCCGGGAACTCGAGGCGGCGGCGGGCGAGCTCCAGGCCCTGCTGAACCGGTTGCGACTCGAGGAGCGGGCGCGCCGCCGGCCCGCCGCACCAGGGGAATCGCCGCTCGACGGAGCCCTGGCGGCGCTGCGGGGGCGCCTCCCCTGGCCCACGGCGGGCCGGGTCATCTCCGCCTTCGGACGCCAGGACCACCCCCGGTTCCGGACCGTGACCTTCAACCGCGGGGTCGGGATCCGGGCCACCGCCGGAGAGGGGGTCCGGGCGGTCTTCCGGGGCACCGTGGCTTTCGCCGACTGGTTCCAGGGGTACGGCAGGCTCGTCATCCTGGACCACGGCGGCGGGATGTACACCCTCTACGCCCACCTGGCAGACCTTCTGATCCGGGCGGGCCAGGAGGTCCAGGCGGGGCAACTCATCGGGACCGTTGGGGAAAGCGGGTCCCTCGACGGCCCCCAGCTCTACTTCGAGATCCGGGTCCGGGGGAAGCCCGAGGATCCCCTGGTCTGGTTGCAGTCCCGGCCCTAG
- a CDS encoding S41 family peptidase, producing MGSQRWRGKARTAVVGLALILVIIASGARHGVVATDEAYEKLKVFTEVLTLIQANYVEEVHSKDLVYGAIRGMLETLDPHSSFMPPEVYREMQVETQGSFGGLGIEITVRDRQLTVVSPIEGTPADQAGILTGDRIVKINGEPTKDMTLIEAVRKLRGPRGSQVTITIMREGFTEGRDFAITREIIEVHSVRSFDLGDKIGYIRLGSFQEKTARDLERALEQFQSSGAQALVLDLRNNPGGLLSQAVQVADLFLKKGQLIVYTEGRARNQDLRFSAEHTKNLPQVPMVLLVNGGSASASEIVAGALQDHKRAVILGTTTFGKGSVQTVIPLNDGSGLRLTTAKYFTPRGETIHGKGITPDILVEPPKPTVTAQAPPRPEGGPSPRERKIGEEEGDTSQPLGRRAPDLKADIQLARAVDILKANLILDRGGTGTQASR from the coding sequence ATGGGATCGCAGCGGTGGCGGGGCAAGGCCCGGACAGCCGTGGTGGGCCTCGCCCTCATCCTGGTCATCATTGCGAGTGGCGCACGCCATGGGGTGGTCGCCACCGACGAGGCGTACGAGAAGCTCAAAGTCTTCACGGAGGTCCTGACCCTCATTCAGGCCAACTACGTGGAGGAGGTGCACTCCAAGGATCTGGTCTACGGCGCGATCCGCGGGATGCTGGAGACGTTGGACCCGCATTCCTCCTTCATGCCCCCCGAGGTCTACCGGGAGATGCAGGTGGAGACCCAGGGCTCCTTCGGAGGGCTCGGGATCGAGATCACGGTCCGGGACCGGCAGCTCACCGTGGTCTCCCCCATCGAGGGGACACCCGCGGACCAGGCCGGCATCCTGACCGGGGACCGGATCGTGAAGATCAACGGCGAGCCGACCAAGGACATGACCCTCATCGAGGCGGTGCGGAAACTCCGGGGGCCGCGGGGGAGCCAGGTCACCATTACCATCATGCGGGAGGGGTTCACCGAGGGACGGGACTTCGCCATCACCCGGGAGATCATCGAGGTCCACAGCGTCCGATCCTTCGACCTGGGGGACAAGATCGGCTACATCCGGCTGGGCTCCTTTCAGGAGAAGACCGCGCGCGACCTGGAGCGGGCGCTGGAGCAGTTCCAATCGAGCGGGGCGCAGGCGCTGGTTCTGGACCTCCGCAATAACCCCGGCGGCCTCCTGAGCCAGGCGGTCCAGGTCGCGGACCTCTTCCTCAAGAAGGGGCAGCTCATCGTCTACACCGAGGGGCGGGCCCGGAACCAGGATCTCCGCTTCAGCGCGGAGCACACCAAGAACCTCCCCCAGGTTCCCATGGTCCTCCTGGTGAACGGGGGCTCGGCCAGTGCCTCGGAGATCGTCGCCGGGGCCCTGCAAGACCATAAGCGGGCCGTCATCCTCGGCACCACGACCTTCGGGAAGGGCTCGGTCCAGACGGTAATCCCCCTGAACGACGGGTCGGGGCTGCGCCTGACCACGGCCAAGTACTTCACGCCGCGCGGCGAGACCATCCACGGGAAGGGGATCACGCCGGACATCCTCGTGGAGCCGCCCAAGCCCACCGTGACCGCCCAGGCTCCCCCCCGGCCTGAGGGGGGGCCCTCCCCGCGGGAGCGAAAGATCGGTGAGGAGGAGGGGGACACCTCCCAGCCGCTCGGCCGGCGGGCCCCGGACCTGAAGGCCGACATCCAGCTGGCCCGGGCGGTGGATATCCTGAAGGCCAACCTCATCCTGGATCGGGGAGGGACCGGCACCCAGGCGTCCCGGTGA